The segment GTCCCAGAGTTGCAGCCGAGCCTGCGTTGCCAGGGCCCGTGCCAGCAGCACGCGTTGCCGTTCGCCGCCGGAGAGCCGGTTCACCGGGCGGTGCGCCAGCGTCGTCAGGTCGAGTCGCGCGAGCGCCGCGTCGACGCCGTGCTCGTCGTCACCGTGCGCAAACCGCCCCTGCGCCACGACGGAGCGCACGGAAAACCCGAACTCGAACCGCGCTTCCTGCGGCACCCACGCCGCGCGCCGTCCGCGCTCAAGCACCTCGATCTGCGGCAGCGTTTGGCCGTCCCATCGCACTTCGCCGCGTGCCGGCAGCAGCCCCGCCGCCACCTGCAGCAGCGTCGACTTGCCCGACCCGTTCGGGCCGACCAACCCCGCCAGGGTGCCGGGCGCCAGTTGCAGGCTCACCTCGGCGACGCGTCCGGTCACCGTCGCGCCCTCGATGCTGAGCGCGCTCATGCTTTTCGCCGTAGCAGCCATAGGAAAAAAGGTCCTCCCACCAGCGAGGTCACGATGCCCAAGCGCAGTCCGCCGGCGAGCCGGCCCAGCAAATCGCACGCGAGCACAAACGCCGCGCCGCCGATCAGCGCGAGCGGCACGAGTCGGCGATGCTCCGGTCCCACGATCAGCCGCAATACATGCGGCACGATCAAGCCCACGAATCCGACCGTGCCGGCCACCGCGGTCGCAAGCGCCGTGAGCACGGTCGAAAGCACCAACAACGTCCGGCGCAGCTGCGGCACGTCTACGCCCAGGCTCTGAGCCTCAACCGCGCCGAGGCTCAGCAGGTCCATCCGCCGGCCCAGCGGCCAGAGCAGGATCGCCCCGACCACAATCGGCAGCGCCATCGCCACGTGCTCCCACGTGCGATCCTCCAACCCGCCGAGCAGCCAGAACATGATCTGCGCGTTCCGTTCGTAGCTCAGCGTGAAACTCGACAGCACGTAGCTCGTCACCGCGCCGAGCAGCGCGTTCAACGCCACGCCCGCGAGCAGCAGCCGTTCGGTGCTCGCACCACTTCGCGCCAGCATCAACACCGCCGTTGTGGAACACACCGCGCCAATCACCGCGGCGACCGGCAGCACCAGCAACGAAGTGGACGCCCACCCAAGCCCGATGGCCACCACCGCGCCAGCCGAACCGCCCGCGCTCACCCCCAGCAGCCCCGGGCTCGCGAGGCTGTTGCGAAAATACGCCTGCATGACCACGCCGCTCGCCGACAACGCCGCGCCGATCAGCATCGCCACGAGCAGCCGCGGCAGCCGGATTTGCCACAACACCATCGCCGCGAGTTCGTCCTCGCGCATCAGCCCCGCGAAGATCCGCGGCAAACCGAGTCGAAGATCGCCGACACCGAGCGACAGCAACATCAACACCACCAACGCCACCAGCACGGCCGGCAGCGCACTGCGGGTGACCCATGCCGGCGTCATCGGAACACCTCCGGATGCAGCGCTCGCGCCAGCTGCTCGTAGCCGTCGATGCGGTAGTGCGACACGCAGCTGATCTGCCACGGCTTGAGCATCGCCACGCGGCCCTCGCGGACCGCGGGCATGAACTGATAGGGCGGCAACTCGCGAAAAACCGCGAGCGTCGCCGCCGCATCGTCACCAGCCAGCACCACCCGGTCGATCGGCCAGGTCAGCATCTGCTCGGCCGGCGGCACAGCGTGGCCCTTCAACCCGCCGAGCGTGGCCGCGAGATTCTCCGCGCCGGCATGATCGCAGAGATCCTGGAATGTCGAGTCAGTGCCCGGGATCACGCCATAGGTCGACGGAGCGATGACGCGCACGGGCTGCACGCCGTGCAGCCGCGTGCGAAGCGCGGCGACCCGCGCGCGACAGCCGGCGATCAATTGCTCGGCCTTCTGCACGGCGCCGATTTCCTGCCCGAGCAGCCGCAGGTTCGCGTAAGCGTCGTCGAGCGTTTTGTAGTGTTCGAACACCAGCACGCGGACGCCGGCGCGCCGCACCTGCTCGACCAACTCGCCGCGGCTATAGTCGGCGAACAATACCAGCGTGGGACCGAATTTCAGGATCGTCTCGGCGTCGCCGCGCGTGATCCGCGGATAAGCCTTCGCCTGCTCGGCGACGGCCGAATACGCGGGGTTGTAGGCGAGATGACTCAGCGCGGCGATTTGGCCCGGCTCCGCCAGCGCGAGCAACAGTTCGTCGCCGCCGACTGTCTGCGAAACCACGCGCACCGCCGCGGGCGCGGCGAAGCCAGTGCAGACGCCGAGCCAGCCCATCAGCAGCACGCCGCAGCGCACGAGCCGTCGCCATCGACCGCTCGTCACCAACCGGGTGTTGCCGTTTCTCCGCATCAGAATCTCCATTCCACCGAGCCGAACACGCCGCGCGGCAGCGACGCGTAGCCGCGCACTTCGTCGTAGGTTTCATCGAGAGCGTTCTCGATCCGCACCTTCAGCTCCAGGTCGTCGCGGACGGTGTAGCTCGCAAAAACCCGGGCCGTCGTAAAATCCTCAAACGGCCCCGTCGACTCGGTGCGGTCGGCCACCACCCGCACGCCGACGCCGACGAGCCAAGCCTTGGTGAGATGTGCGCGCACCTCCGCGTCGCCGCTGTGCCGCGGCCGCCGGATCAACCGCTGACCCGTGGCCGAGTCCTTCGCCTCCAGGTAAGTGTAGCTGAGCCGCGCTTGCGCCGCCGCGCCCAGCTTCGCCCGCGCAGCGAGCTCCACGCCCTCCGTCTCCGCGCGCGCCAGGTTCACGGTTTGGCCGGCATAAGTGGTCCAATCCACCGTCTGCCATTCGAAGAGATTCCGGAATCGATTGTGGAAATACGTGACTCCGACGGTCAGGTCGGCGCGGGCGAACGTCTGGTCGAGCCCGACGTCCCAGCCGCGCGATTTTTCCGGCCGCAGCTCCGGATTCGGCAGCTGGTTCCACGACGGCACGCCGTAACGGTCGTCGGAACCCGGGGCGCTGAACCCAGTGCCATAGGTCGCGCGCAGTTTCGTCGCCTTCGCGGCCAGCCAGGATACGCCCATACGCCACGTGGTCGCGGCTCCAGCCGAGTCGAAATCGTCGCGTCGCGCTCCCGCCGTGACCGTGAAATCTTCGCGTGGCCGCGCCGTCGCCGAAACATACCCCGCGCGCACCTCGTCGCGCGACGGCACGCCTTCCACATCGTAACGCGAGCGCTCCCAGTTCGCCCCTCCGACGAGCTCGAGCGCCGGCAACGCCTGCCACGTGTTCTGCCAGTCGAGAATTTTGCGTGTGTTGCGCAGCCTGGAATTCATTGCCCACGGACTGCCCGAGAGATCGGTCCAGTCGTAGCCACGGCGATGCAGCGCGAGCGTCAGCCGCGAGGCGAAGTCGTCGCCGACGCGCGCTTCACCGTAAACAGTTCCGAGGTGATTTCTCGCGTTCATCCGGCCCGGCGCCGGATAGTCGCGCGAGCCGGTTTGGAGAAACTCGCTTTGCTGGCCGCGCAACGTCGCGCCGACCAGCAGCAGCGGCGAGACGATCCACTCCTGCCGCGTGGAATAACTCCACTGCTCGTAGTCGTTCGACGGCTCGTCGTTCGCCGTCGCGTAACGCGAGAGCGCGCCACTGTAGCCCCAACTCCCCGTGCTGCCCTGCACGGTCGCCCCACCGCCCCACGTCTCGAAGCTGCCGGCCGTCGCGCTCAACGCTCCGTGTGCCGCCCCGGCCCCGCGCGTCGTGTTCATCAGGATCACGCCGCCCATCGCCGAGCTGCCGTAAAGCGTGCTCTGCGGGCCCCGCAACACCTCGACGCGATCGAGTCCCGCGAGATCGGCGCCACCGAGAAAATTGAAATACGCTGCGGAGCGATCGTTCATCCGCACGCCGTCGACGATGAAGAGCACCTGGTGGGAGGCCGCGCCGCGCAGCAGCACCGAGCTTTGCCCGCCGGTCGCGCCCGTGGTGTTGATGATCACGCCGGGCTCCTGCGCGAGCGCGAGCCGCAGATCCGGCACCTGCGCCGCCGCGAGGTCCGCCAGCGGCAGCACGCTCACGCTGCTCGGCGTGTATCTAGGATCCTGCGGCGTGCGGGACGCCGAGATGACGTAGTCGTCGAGCACAATCGCCGACGTGCCGGCGAGCGTGAATTGAGCCCGCGCCGACGCGAGGGCGCCGAGCGCAAGCAGGAAGGCGGGAATCAGCCGCGACGAGCGCGACCGACGAGGGAGGGGAGTCATGGTTGTCTGCTGCAGGTTAAGGCAAGAGCAGACACGTCTCCCGTCGCCGGGCGGTGCGCTACTCTCACGCTTCATTTTTGCGATGAAGATTTCGCGACCGACGTGCGCAAAAACCAACCACGTCGACGCGTGAGCATTCCAGGACGGATATTCGGACTCCGCATTTCCCGCCGGCTTTCGCCAGCTACCTCGCTTCTCACCTTCACCGCCGACGAAATCGGCGATTGGTGGTCGGTGCGTTGCCGCACAAGAGAAGTTCGGATTGATGCGTTACCGCAGCGCAACTGTGGCCGAATCGCACGGCCTTTCCCGCTGCCTGGAACGGACGAACAAAGAACGCGGTCACTGCACGCCCACCGACGGCGCGGCGCAAGTTCCTTTTCTGTGCACGCGTTGCCGATTCCCGCGCATCCGGTGTTCGAAAGTCGCGGGTCAGCGCTCGGTATGCGAGATCTTGCGATTCCTGTCTGCCCTTCCATCTTCGGCGTTCGTCGTTCGGCGTTCGTTGTTCGGTCCTCCCCTCGTTCCTCCAGGCAGGCCGCTCCGCTACCTATCTTCCCATCCGGATTCGAAGATATGATTTCTTGCATTCGCTCGGCCCACGCCTACGGTGCCAGCCATGAGCACACCTTCCCTCACCGCCCGCCAGCGCTCCGCCGCCGCGGAGTTGCGCGCGCTGCTCGCTCGCCGCATCGCCGTCCTGGAAGGTCCGAAGGGCACCATGGTGCAGGCGCGCGGACTCTCCGAAGCCGATTTCCGCGGCGCATGCTTCTGCGGTCACTCGCACGATCTGCGCGGTGACAACGACATTCTCAATCTCACCCAACCGGCGCTGATCGAGGACATCCACCGCGCTTACATCGATGCCGGCGCGGACATCGTCTCGACGAACACGTTCAACGGCACCCGGATCTCGCAGGCCGACTACGCCGCCGAATCCTCCGTCGCCGACCTTAACCGCGCCGCCGCGGAACTCTGCGTGCGGGCGGCGCTCGCCGGCGAAGCGCGGCACCAGCGGCGGATCTTCGTTGCCGGCGCGATCGGCCCCACCAACCGCACGCTGTCGCTGTCCCCGGACGTCAACCGGCCGGATTATCGCGCGGTGACCTTTGACGAGGTGGTAACCGCCTACTACGAGCAGGCGCGGTCGCTCGTCGCGGGCGGCGCCGAGTTGCTCCTCGTCGAAACGATCTTCGATACGCTCAACGCCAAAGCCGCGGTCTACGCCATCCACCAGCTCTTCGACGAGCTCGGCGAGGCGCTGCCGCTTTCCATCTCGGTCACCGTCACCGACGCCTCGGGCCGCACGCTCTCGGGCCAGACCGTCCGCGCGTTCTATCACTCGATCCGTCACGCACAGCCGTTCAGCGTTGGCCTCAACTGCGCGCTCGGCGGCGCACAGATGCGGCCTTACCTCGAGGAACTCGCCGGACTCGCCGAGTGTTATGTCAGCTGCTACCCGAATGCGGGCCTGCCGAACGCCTTCGGCGGCTACGACGAAAAACCGGAGGACATGGCGCGCGTGCTCGGAGAATTCGCCGCCAACGGCTGGCTGAACATCGCCGGCGGCTGCTGCGGCTCGACGCCGGCGCACATCGCCGCGATCGCGGGCGCGGTGGCGCCGCACGCGCCGCGTCCCCGCCCCACCGGTCGCGCCGAGCTGTTGCTCAGCGGTCTCGAACCCCTCGCTGTCGCCTGACCGATTCCTGGTATGTCCACCGATTCATCCCTCCGCGCCGGCTCGCAGTTCCTCGTCATCGGCGAGCGCACCAACATCACTGGCTCGCCGAAG is part of the Opitutus terrae PB90-1 genome and harbors:
- a CDS encoding ABC transporter substrate-binding protein; the protein is MEILMRRNGNTRLVTSGRWRRLVRCGVLLMGWLGVCTGFAAPAAVRVVSQTVGGDELLLALAEPGQIAALSHLAYNPAYSAVAEQAKAYPRITRGDAETILKFGPTLVLFADYSRGELVEQVRRAGVRVLVFEHYKTLDDAYANLRLLGQEIGAVQKAEQLIAGCRARVAALRTRLHGVQPVRVIAPSTYGVIPGTDSTFQDLCDHAGAENLAATLGGLKGHAVPPAEQMLTWPIDRVVLAGDDAAATLAVFRELPPYQFMPAVREGRVAMLKPWQISCVSHYRIDGYEQLARALHPEVFR
- a CDS encoding ABC transporter ATP-binding protein, translated to MSALSIEGATVTGRVAEVSLQLAPGTLAGLVGPNGSGKSTLLQVAAGLLPARGEVRWDGQTLPQIEVLERGRRAAWVPQEARFEFGFSVRSVVAQGRFAHGDDEHGVDAALARLDLTTLAHRPVNRLSGGERQRVLLARALATQARLQLWDEPLAPLDPRHALEVLMLGRELANAGGTMLFSLHDLRVAHCLDVVVVLHEGRLRAAGKPEQVLTPELLREVFGVRARTAPGLSIELP
- a CDS encoding FecCD family ABC transporter permease, with protein sequence MTPAWVTRSALPAVLVALVVLMLLSLGVGDLRLGLPRIFAGLMREDELAAMVLWQIRLPRLLVAMLIGAALSASGVVMQAYFRNSLASPGLLGVSAGGSAGAVVAIGLGWASTSLLVLPVAAVIGAVCSTTAVLMLARSGASTERLLLAGVALNALLGAVTSYVLSSFTLSYERNAQIMFWLLGGLEDRTWEHVAMALPIVVGAILLWPLGRRMDLLSLGAVEAQSLGVDVPQLRRTLLVLSTVLTALATAVAGTVGFVGLIVPHVLRLIVGPEHRRLVPLALIGGAAFVLACDLLGRLAGGLRLGIVTSLVGGPFFLWLLRRKA
- a CDS encoding homocysteine S-methyltransferase family protein, with amino-acid sequence MSTPSLTARQRSAAAELRALLARRIAVLEGPKGTMVQARGLSEADFRGACFCGHSHDLRGDNDILNLTQPALIEDIHRAYIDAGADIVSTNTFNGTRISQADYAAESSVADLNRAAAELCVRAALAGEARHQRRIFVAGAIGPTNRTLSLSPDVNRPDYRAVTFDEVVTAYYEQARSLVAGGAELLLVETIFDTLNAKAAVYAIHQLFDELGEALPLSISVTVTDASGRTLSGQTVRAFYHSIRHAQPFSVGLNCALGGAQMRPYLEELAGLAECYVSCYPNAGLPNAFGGYDEKPEDMARVLGEFAANGWLNIAGGCCGSTPAHIAAIAGAVAPHAPRPRPTGRAELLLSGLEPLAVA
- a CDS encoding TonB-dependent receptor plug domain-containing protein, encoding MTPLPRRSRSSRLIPAFLLALGALASARAQFTLAGTSAIVLDDYVISASRTPQDPRYTPSSVSVLPLADLAAAQVPDLRLALAQEPGVIINTTGATGGQSSVLLRGAASHQVLFIVDGVRMNDRSAAYFNFLGGADLAGLDRVEVLRGPQSTLYGSSAMGGVILMNTTRGAGAAHGALSATAGSFETWGGGATVQGSTGSWGYSGALSRYATANDEPSNDYEQWSYSTRQEWIVSPLLLVGATLRGQQSEFLQTGSRDYPAPGRMNARNHLGTVYGEARVGDDFASRLTLALHRRGYDWTDLSGSPWAMNSRLRNTRKILDWQNTWQALPALELVGGANWERSRYDVEGVPSRDEVRAGYVSATARPREDFTVTAGARRDDFDSAGAATTWRMGVSWLAAKATKLRATYGTGFSAPGSDDRYGVPSWNQLPNPELRPEKSRGWDVGLDQTFARADLTVGVTYFHNRFRNLFEWQTVDWTTYAGQTVNLARAETEGVELAARAKLGAAAQARLSYTYLEAKDSATGQRLIRRPRHSGDAEVRAHLTKAWLVGVGVRVVADRTESTGPFEDFTTARVFASYTVRDDLELKVRIENALDETYDEVRGYASLPRGVFGSVEWRF